A genomic stretch from Vibrio algarum includes:
- the urtB gene encoding urea ABC transporter permease subunit UrtB, translating to MVIPTDMRRIYLPHCIEKPMVFLLLCASILFMATTVVAAESDSNFKNGIDNLLSSDFSDIEKGVELLGLSGDERANRVLSLLLNGELYRHKKENKLVTIVAKEGSKYTLADLFSVNGETTPNVSKRKIKRVAINNNLRRQIKTELALLNIASADSAARYHAVQQMMGNIDADLYQRLSSKVETETDESVVNLMRTTLAIYDLQSSDTGIEQKRIALERLGDSYQPEARNAVIHFIETEQGGDKSLLKQATNALALIEQRVTVADFAETLFFGLSLGSVLVLSAIGLAITFGVMGVINMAHGELMMLGAYTTYVIQTLMPNSISASIFVSIPAAFLVAAFVGILIERGVIRFLYGRPLETLLATFGISLILQQTVRSVFSPLNRSVSTPEFMTGVIEINPLLSLTLNRLYIIAFCLIVFAVLFFILRYTRLGIEVRAVSQNRAMARAMGVRSEWVDAMTFGLGSGIAGIAGVALSQLTNVGPNLGQAYIIDSFMVVVFGGVGNLWGTLVAGMSLGIANKIMEPWAGAVLAKILVLIFIILFIQKKPRGLFPQKGRSAEG from the coding sequence ATGGTTATTCCAACCGATATGCGCCGTATATATCTTCCCCATTGCATTGAAAAACCAATGGTCTTTTTGCTGCTTTGCGCATCGATACTTTTTATGGCAACGACTGTTGTTGCTGCTGAATCAGATTCTAACTTTAAAAATGGAATTGATAATCTTCTCTCTTCGGATTTTTCTGACATAGAAAAGGGTGTTGAACTACTGGGTTTAAGTGGCGACGAACGAGCCAATCGAGTACTAAGCCTATTACTAAATGGTGAACTTTACCGCCATAAAAAAGAGAACAAACTGGTGACCATCGTTGCTAAAGAAGGGAGTAAATACACGCTTGCGGACCTTTTTTCTGTGAATGGAGAAACCACACCAAATGTCAGTAAAAGAAAAATAAAACGTGTAGCAATTAATAACAATTTACGCCGACAGATAAAAACTGAATTGGCACTACTAAATATCGCCTCAGCAGATAGCGCGGCTCGTTATCATGCTGTGCAGCAGATGATGGGCAACATTGATGCGGATTTGTACCAACGTTTGTCGTCGAAAGTGGAAACAGAAACGGATGAATCTGTGGTCAATCTGATGCGAACAACGCTCGCGATATATGATCTTCAATCATCTGATACAGGCATAGAACAAAAGAGAATCGCTTTAGAAAGGTTGGGTGACAGCTATCAACCGGAAGCAAGAAACGCCGTAATTCACTTTATTGAAACGGAGCAAGGCGGCGATAAATCATTATTAAAGCAGGCGACCAATGCTTTGGCGCTTATTGAGCAGCGCGTTACCGTTGCCGATTTTGCAGAAACCCTATTTTTCGGGTTGAGCCTAGGCTCTGTGTTAGTGCTTTCTGCTATTGGCTTAGCGATTACCTTCGGTGTGATGGGGGTGATAAACATGGCGCATGGAGAGTTAATGATGTTGGGAGCTTATACTACTTATGTGATTCAAACCCTAATGCCAAATAGTATCAGTGCTTCTATTTTTGTCTCCATACCTGCGGCATTTTTAGTTGCAGCATTTGTTGGTATTTTGATTGAACGAGGTGTTATTCGATTTTTGTACGGTCGACCTCTCGAAACGCTATTGGCGACATTTGGTATTAGCCTTATTTTGCAACAGACGGTTCGGTCGGTCTTTTCACCATTAAATCGCTCTGTATCTACACCAGAGTTTATGACTGGCGTGATTGAAATCAATCCATTATTGAGCCTCACACTTAATCGTCTTTACATTATTGCCTTCTGTTTAATTGTGTTTGCCGTCCTGTTTTTTATCTTACGTTACACACGGCTTGGTATAGAAGTTCGTGCGGTATCGCAAAACCGTGCCATGGCAAGGGCCATGGGTGTGCGTTCCGAATGGGTGGATGCAATGACCTTTGGCCTTGGTTCTGGTATTGCCGGCATTGCAGGTGTGGCACTCAGTCAACTAACCAATGTAGGGCCAAACTTAGGGCAAGCTTACATCATTGACTCTTTTATGGTGGTGGTCTTCGGCGGTGTTGGCAACCTATGGGGAACGCTTGTAGCCGGTATGTCATTAGGTATCGCTAATAAGATTATGGAGCCTTGGGCTGGAGCGGTGCTCGCAAAAATCTTAGTGCTTATTTTTATCATATTATTTATTCAGAAAAAGCCGAGAGGGTTGTTCCCTCAGAAAGGCCGTTCGGCGGAGGGGTAA